From the genome of Nakamurella flavida, one region includes:
- a CDS encoding NAD-dependent epimerase/dehydratase family protein, whose translation MKVLLTGASGMMGRATAHRLIARGDQVTVLQRNPAGLDCREVLGSLTDPAAVARAVAGQDAVLHMAAKVDVVGAAAEYHRVNVEGTATVVDACRTAGVGRLVNVSSPSVAHAGEPLVGVGAQPADPATAGSHYSRSKARAEQLALAADSPDLAVISVRPHLVWGPGDTQLVGRIVQRAARGGLPIIGTGAALIDTTYVDNAADAMVAALDACGPVHGEAFVVSNGEPRPVGEILDRICLAAGVPVPARSVPLPLARVAGTVVEAAWTVLRRRDTPPLTRFLAEQLGTAHWFDQRRTRQALDWVPQVPLDAGFARLTESLRG comes from the coding sequence ATGAAGGTCCTGCTCACCGGGGCCAGCGGGATGATGGGCCGGGCCACCGCGCACCGGCTGATCGCCCGCGGTGACCAGGTCACCGTGCTGCAGCGGAACCCCGCCGGGCTCGACTGTCGCGAGGTGCTGGGATCGCTCACCGATCCCGCGGCGGTCGCCCGGGCCGTGGCCGGTCAGGACGCCGTGCTGCACATGGCGGCCAAGGTGGACGTGGTCGGCGCGGCCGCCGAGTACCACCGGGTCAACGTCGAGGGCACCGCCACCGTGGTGGACGCCTGCCGTACCGCCGGGGTCGGGCGGCTGGTGAACGTGTCTTCCCCGTCGGTTGCGCACGCCGGCGAGCCCCTGGTCGGGGTGGGCGCCCAGCCCGCCGACCCGGCGACCGCCGGCAGCCACTACTCCCGTTCCAAGGCCCGCGCCGAGCAGCTCGCCCTCGCGGCGGACTCCCCCGACCTCGCCGTCATCAGCGTCCGGCCGCACCTGGTGTGGGGCCCGGGCGACACGCAGCTGGTCGGCCGCATCGTGCAGCGCGCCGCCCGCGGCGGACTCCCGATCATCGGCACCGGAGCCGCCCTGATCGACACCACCTACGTCGACAACGCCGCCGACGCGATGGTCGCGGCGCTCGACGCCTGCGGCCCCGTGCACGGCGAGGCGTTCGTCGTCTCCAACGGCGAGCCGCGTCCGGTCGGCGAGATCCTCGACCGGATCTGCCTGGCCGCCGGGGTCCCGGTCCCCGCCCGGTCGGTGCCGCTGCCGTTGGCCCGGGTGGCCGGCACCGTCGTCGAGGCGGCCTGGACGGTGCTGCGTCGCCGGGACACCCCGCCGCTCACCCGGTTCCTCGCCGAGCAGCTCGGCACCGCGCACTGGTTCGACC
- a CDS encoding alpha/beta fold hydrolase, with protein sequence MIGHLRARSASRPPAGLPGLDPAWSRLVRARVGDGSDGGAKGAERTFHVLDSWADRPVPDVPEVTLLCVHGNPTWSYLWRRLVEQAPSTWRVVAPDQLGMGWSERLDGPRVLADRVADLGALTEALRLRGPVVTVAHDWGGIVSLGWAREHPELLAGVVLTNTAVHQPGTSAGPPLIRLAHVPAVNAVACVATPLFVRATTSLVRPWAPKDVRDAFAAPYRSPAQRAAVGEFVADVPFAADHPSRPTLDVIAEGTRDLDVPALLLWGPKDPVFREEHLRDLLDRLPQAQLHRFETAGHLLAEDAPQYVDATVSWVSGLLDGAPEIPAALPSDAPSVFDRLEARREDDEPAVTEVGGRSITWRELHTRVTRIAAGLRGHGLRTGDRVALLVPPSIELTVALYAVWRAGGVVVVADKGLGLRGMARALRSARIDHLIADTPGLLAAAPMGLPGTRISVREPSGVVRRAGSVSWTLPGLEHYGDLHPVDPIEPELDAEAAVLFTSGATGPAKGVLYRHRQLRAQLALIRSTYGLTADDRMVAAFAPFALYGPALGVRSAVPATDVTKPGSLTARALGDAARAIDATVVFASPAALRNVLATAELANRRQRHALARVRLLMSAGAPVPADVLHALADLLPHADPHTPYGMTEALPVADISLAGIDAAGRGDGVCVGHPLAGVQVRITPLDADGVSTTELTDRPGITGEIWVRAAHVKDSYDALWFTDQLAAAHPGWHRTGDVGMLDEQGRLWVQGRFVHVITGPDGPVTPVGIEQRVELEVGDEGTPAAVVGVGPAGTQQVVVVLSGPGELRVGTGLANRVRAAAGVPVAAVLRRESLPVDIRHNSKIDRSALARWAADELAGG encoded by the coding sequence GTGATCGGGCACCTCCGCGCCCGTTCCGCCTCCCGGCCGCCCGCCGGCCTGCCCGGGCTCGACCCGGCGTGGTCGCGACTGGTCCGGGCACGGGTCGGTGACGGCAGTGATGGCGGTGCGAAGGGCGCTGAGCGCACGTTCCACGTCCTGGACAGCTGGGCCGACCGACCCGTCCCGGACGTCCCCGAGGTCACCCTGCTGTGCGTGCACGGCAACCCGACCTGGAGTTACCTCTGGCGCCGGCTCGTCGAGCAGGCCCCGTCGACCTGGCGGGTCGTCGCCCCGGACCAGCTCGGCATGGGCTGGTCCGAACGGCTCGACGGCCCCCGGGTGCTCGCCGACCGGGTCGCCGACCTCGGGGCGCTGACCGAGGCGCTGCGCCTGCGCGGCCCCGTCGTCACCGTCGCCCATGACTGGGGCGGCATCGTCTCCCTGGGCTGGGCCCGGGAGCACCCCGAACTGCTGGCCGGGGTCGTACTGACCAACACCGCGGTCCACCAGCCGGGCACCTCGGCCGGGCCCCCGCTCATCCGGCTCGCCCACGTCCCCGCCGTGAACGCGGTGGCCTGCGTGGCCACCCCGCTCTTCGTCCGGGCCACCACGTCGCTGGTCCGCCCGTGGGCCCCCAAGGACGTCCGGGACGCCTTCGCGGCGCCGTACCGCTCCCCCGCCCAGCGGGCCGCGGTCGGTGAGTTCGTCGCCGACGTGCCGTTCGCCGCCGACCACCCGAGCCGGCCCACCCTGGACGTCATCGCCGAGGGCACCCGCGACCTGGACGTACCGGCCCTGCTGCTGTGGGGGCCGAAGGACCCGGTGTTCCGCGAGGAGCACCTGCGCGACCTACTCGACCGGCTGCCCCAGGCGCAGCTGCACCGCTTCGAGACCGCCGGCCATCTGCTCGCCGAGGACGCCCCGCAGTACGTCGACGCCACGGTGAGCTGGGTGAGCGGCCTGCTCGACGGTGCTCCGGAGATCCCCGCCGCGCTGCCCTCCGACGCCCCGTCGGTCTTCGACCGGCTGGAGGCCCGGCGCGAGGACGACGAACCCGCCGTCACCGAGGTCGGCGGCCGCTCCATCACCTGGCGCGAGCTGCACACCCGGGTCACCCGGATCGCCGCCGGTCTGCGCGGCCACGGTCTGCGTACCGGTGACCGGGTCGCCCTGCTCGTGCCGCCGTCGATCGAGCTGACCGTCGCCCTGTACGCGGTCTGGCGGGCCGGCGGCGTCGTCGTCGTCGCCGACAAGGGGCTCGGCCTGCGGGGGATGGCCCGGGCGCTGCGCAGCGCCCGCATCGACCACCTCATCGCCGACACCCCCGGCCTGCTCGCCGCCGCCCCGATGGGTCTGCCCGGCACCCGGATCAGCGTCCGCGAGCCGTCCGGCGTCGTGCGCCGAGCCGGGTCCGTCAGCTGGACCCTGCCCGGGCTGGAGCACTACGGGGACCTGCACCCGGTGGACCCGATCGAGCCCGAGCTCGATGCCGAGGCCGCCGTCCTGTTCACCTCCGGCGCCACCGGCCCGGCCAAGGGCGTGCTATACCGGCACCGGCAGCTCCGGGCCCAGCTCGCGCTCATCCGCAGCACCTACGGGCTCACCGCGGACGACCGGATGGTCGCCGCGTTCGCGCCGTTCGCCCTCTACGGGCCGGCGCTGGGGGTCCGCTCGGCCGTGCCCGCCACCGACGTGACCAAGCCGGGGTCGCTCACCGCGCGGGCCCTGGGCGACGCGGCGCGGGCGATCGACGCCACCGTCGTCTTCGCCTCCCCCGCCGCGCTGCGCAACGTGCTGGCCACCGCCGAGCTGGCCAACCGCCGTCAGCGCCACGCCCTGGCCAGGGTGCGGCTGCTGATGAGTGCGGGAGCGCCGGTGCCCGCCGACGTGCTGCACGCCCTGGCCGACCTGCTGCCGCACGCCGATCCCCACACGCCGTACGGGATGACCGAGGCCCTCCCGGTCGCGGACATCTCGCTGGCCGGCATCGACGCCGCCGGCCGCGGTGACGGGGTCTGCGTCGGGCACCCGCTGGCCGGGGTGCAGGTGCGCATCACGCCGCTGGACGCCGACGGCGTCTCCACCACCGAGTTGACCGACCGGCCCGGGATCACCGGGGAGATCTGGGTGCGGGCCGCCCACGTCAAGGACAGCTACGACGCGCTGTGGTTCACCGACCAGCTCGCGGCCGCCCACCCGGGCTGGCACCGCACCGGCGACGTCGGGATGCTCGACGAGCAGGGTCGACTCTGGGTGCAGGGGCGGTTCGTCCATGTCATCACCGGCCCGGACGGCCCCGTGACCCCGGTCGGCATCGAGCAGCGCGTCGAGCTCGAGGTCGGTGACGAGGGCACCCCGGCCGCGGTCGTGGGTGTCGGGCCGGCCGGCACCCAGCAGGTCGTCGTGGTGCTGTCCGGGCCCGGCGAGCTGCGGGTCGGGACGGGCCTGGCCAACCGGGTGCGGGCCGCCGCCGGAGTCCCGGTGGCCGCCGTGCTGCGCCGCGAGTCCCTGCCCGTGGACATCCGGCACAACTCCAAGATCGACCGCTCGGCCCTGGCCCGCTGGGCCGCCGACGAGCTGGCCGGCGGATGA